The sequence GCGATGCGCGGTATCCCGGTGTTTAACGCACCGTATTCCAACACCCGTTCGGTTGCCGAACTGGTGCTGGGCCAGATCATCATGCTGCTGCGTGGTATTCCCAAACGTAACGCAGCCGCCCATGAAGGCGACTGGCTGAAAAATGCCCATGGCTCATACGAGGCACGTGGCAAGACGCTTGGTATCATCGGCTATGGCCATATCGGTTCGCAGCTTTCTGTGCTGGCGGAATCGCTTGGCATGAATGTCATCTATTTTGACGTCATCAATAAGCTTGCCATGGGCAATGCCAATTCCTGTTCGTCGATGGATGAACTGCTTGCCAGATCCGATGTGGTGTCGCTGCATGTTCCGGCCAATGAGCAGACCAAGAACATGATCACGGCGACTGAGCTCGCCAAGATGAAAAAGGGCGCACACCTGATCAATGCGGCACGTGGCAATGTCATCGTGATCGAAGATCTGGCCGCCGCCCTTGAAAGTGGTCATTTGGCCGGTGCGGCGATTGACGTTTTCCCGGTCGAACCGGCCGGCAAGGACGAGCAGTTCGAAAGCCCGCTGCGCGGTATGAGCAACGTCATCCTGACCCCGCATATCGGTGGTTCGACCCAGGAGGCACAGGAAAATATCGGGATCGAGGTCGCAGACAAGCTGATCACCTATTCCGATAACGGCTCGACCCTAGGGGCTGTGAACTTCCCGGAAGTGTCACTTCCGGTCAAGGACCGTACCCACACCCGCTTCATGCACATTCACCGCAACGTGCCGGGCGTGCTGCTTAAGATCAACGATGTGTTTGCCCGTCGTGGCATCAACATCAGCGGCCAGTATCTGCGCTCAGAAGGCGGCGTTGGTTATGTGGTGGTCGAGGTCGACGAGGAAATCAAACCGGGCGAGGGCGTTCGCAAGGAACTCTCGGCGATCGAAGGTACACTTCGCGTGCGCTTCCTGTTCTGATCTGAACCGGTTTAAGAAAATAAAGAAGGGCGGGTGCCAGATGGTCCCCGCCCTTTTTCTGTCTTGGTGTCTGCGTTGCTTACAGCTTGCGATACATCACCAGTGCATCGGTTTCACCCAATGTCGGGTGCATGAAGGCACCGGGTAGGCGCCCGACAATCTCAAACCCAAGCGTCGGCCACAGATGCACGGCGGCGGCGTTGCTGGCGATGACGAAATTGAATTGCATCGCGCGGTATCCAAGCTCCTTGGCGCGGATCAGTGAATCTTCACACATGCGCCGCGCAATGCCCCGGCCACTGGCCGCAGGAGGTGTCATATAGCCGCAATTACAAACGTGCGATCCGCCGCCGCCCTGATTTTGGCGGATGTAATAGGTGCCAACGATCTTGCCGTCTTCCTCGGCAACCAGTGTGACCTTGTCCTTTCCCATCCAATAGGCAATGACGTCGTCATCACTCATATTGCAATCAATGGCATAGGTATCCCCGGCCCGAAGGATGGGGGCGACAATATCAAGAATGGCTGGAACATCTTGTTCGGTGGCGGGGCGAATTTGCATGCGGTGCTCGTCTTGGCGTGAAGGTCAATCGGTTCGGCCGAACTCAGGAGGGCGAGTGTGGCTTACTATCGCCGCCTGTCAGGGTTTCTTCAAGGATTTCGGGATCGACTTCAAACGGAAGGTTGGCGCGCCCCGTCAATGCCTTGGCCAGTTCGTTGCGATATCGTTCGCGCGGGATTTCTTCGACACCGAACTGTTTGAGGTGATCATTGACGAACTGCGTATCAAGCAGGCTGTAGCCACCCTGACGCATCAGCGCGACCAGATGGACAAGGGCGACTTTCGACGCGTTTGTCGCGCGTGAAAACATGCTTTCACCAAAGAACGCCTTGCCCAGACTGACGCCATACAAACCACCAACCAGCTCGCCATCTTTCCATGCCTCGATCGAATGCGCGCAGCCCATCTTGTGAAGTGCACAATATGCATCAAGGATGTTGCTGTTGATCCAGGTATCGTCGCGGGTATCGGTGGGCTCCGCACAGGCGCGGATAACGTCGGGAAAGGCCCGGTCGACATGGATCTTATAGGTACCCTTGCGCACAGCCTTGCGCAGGCTGCGCGGGACATGAAACCCGTCAAGCGGCAAGACGCCGCGCCACTCCGGATCAATCCAGTACAGGGTTGGATCATCATGGCTTTCGGCCATGGGAAACAGGCCGACGGAATAGGCGCGGATCAAAAGATCAGGGGTCAGCTGGTTTGACATGATCGCAGTGATAATTGCTTTGGTCCTGTTTTTCTGGTGGTTGCTTACATATGAGTGACCCGGTCGCATGCGACAAGGTCGTTACCATTTCCAGTTTGAACCGGTCCCTTATAATAGGGAAGCGCGATTAAATTTTTGATTTAAATCTCAAACGAAAAACGGGAACCCGAAGGTTCCCGTTTGAAATTGGCTTAGGCGCTGATCACAGCGTTTTATTCATGCCCATGAACTTTTCCAGCCAGTGGATGTCATAATCCCCTTTCTGGATGTCGGGGTTGGCAAGAAGTGTTTGATGCAGCGGAATGGTGGTTTTGATGCCGCCAATCGCATATTCCGCCAAGGCGCGGCGCAGACGCATCATGCACTCTTCACGGTCACGACCATGAACAATCAGTTTTGCGATCATGCTGTCGTAATAAGGCGGGATCGAATAACCGGTGTAAATACCGCTATCGACACGAACGCCCAGACCGCCAGGGGCATGATATTCCTTGATCTTGCCCGGTGACGGGACAAAGGTCTGCGGGTCTTCGGCGTTGATGCGGCATTCAATGGCGTGACCATGAATTTCGAGGTCTTCCTGCTTGAATGACAGCTCAAGACCAGCTGCAACGCGGATCTGTTCGCGCACAAGGTCAACACCGGAAATCATTTCGGTGACCGGGTGTTCCACCTGAAGGCGGGTGTTCATTTCGATGAAATAGAACTCGCCATTTTCATAGAGGAACTCGATGGTGCCGGCATTGCGATAGCCCATGCCGATCATGGCATTGGCAACCGTGGAACCGATCCGTTCGCGTTCTTCCGGTGTTAGGGTCGGAGACGGGGCTTCTTCAAGCACCTTCTGGTGGCGGCGCTGCAACGAGCAATCGCGTTCAAACAGGTGAACGGCGTTGCCGTGCGTATCCCCGATGACCTGCAATTCGATGTGGCGCGGTTTGCCAAGGTACTTTTCCATGTAAACGGCGGCATTGCCAAAGTTCTGCAATGCTTCCTTACGGGTCATGGAAAATGCTTCGGCAAGGTCTTCTTCGCGCTCGACCACTTTCATACCGCGACCGCCGCCGCCGCCTGATGCCTTGATCAGGACCGGGAAACCGATCTCCTTGGCGCATTTGCGGGCTTCATCAACGCTGGTGATTTCACCATCAGATCCCGGAACACACGGAATGCCAAGCTTTTCGGCCGTCTGTTTTGCCGTGATCTTGTCACCCATCATGCGGATATGTTCCGGCGTCGGGCCGATGAAGGCAAAGCCGTGCTCTTCGACCATGGAGGCGAAATCAGCGTTTTCCGACAGGAAGCCATAGCCCGGATGGATGGCCTCGGCCCCGGTGATTTCAGCAGCCGAAAGAATGGCCGGAATATTCAGATAGCTGTCTTTGGATGCTGCCGGGCCGATGCAGACCGATTCGTCGGCCAGACGCACATGCATGGCGTCCGCATCAGCAGTGGAATGCACCGCGACAGTTTTGATGCCCATTTCGCGGCAGGCGCGCTGAATACGAAGCGCGATTTCGCCACGGTTGGCAATCAGGATTTTGTCGAACATGCGGTTGATACCCCGGCTTATTCAATAATGACTAGCGGCTCGTCATATTCGACCGGATGGCCGTCGGTCGCGATAATCTGGGTGATCTTGCCAGATTTTGGTGCGCGGATCGGGTTGAAGGTTTTCATCGCTTCGATCAGCATCAGGGTCTGGCCTTCGGCAATGCTTGCGCCGACCGAGATGAACGGAGCCGCACCCGGTTCCGGTGCAAAATAGACAACGCCGACCATCGGCGATTTAACCGCACCCGGATGGGAGGCGGCATCAGACGGCGCCGCAACAGCCGGCGCGGACGCAGCCGGAGCAGCCGGCGCCACAGCCGGAGCAGCAGCAACCATGGTGCCCTGACGGGCGACGCGAATACGGTTGTCACCTGCGGCAACTTCAATTTCGGTCAGATTGGTGTCGTCCAGCAGCTCGGCGAGCTGGCGAATGGCGTCATTGTCGATGTTGAACTTGCTCATTTCGATATCTTTATGATGGTGTGTGGATCAATCCGCGCATGGCATCCAGGGCGTTCTTGGTGCTCCGGGAGCCAAAGCCGTAGATCATGCCGTTTGCAGCTTTCGAGACGTTTAAATCGTGTCTGAATGCATTCCGCTTTTGAATATTGGACAGATGAATCCCGAATTTCGCCAAGAACAATGCGGCGAAAGCTTCAAGGATCGCAACCGATGTGTGCGTATATGCCTTAGCATTGCCAAGAATGCCAGAGTCTTCTTGTCGGTTTTGCCTAAAACCAGTCAACTCGTTCACTTCCATTCTTGCTTCGAAGCATCCATCGCGCATCAGTCCGCAGGGTGTCTCGACCGTTCAGGAATGCCCGAACCGCGAAGCAATCCGCTTCTGAATGCCCAACATTTGGAGTTGCGTTTATAACACGACCAAAGTCTGACGCAACTTTGCATTGGCCTTTGCAACGTGGCCTTGATGCTTCCGGGGTGCATGATTGGCCAGCGAGGCGAGCTTGCCGGGTCATCAACACTAAAAAGCGATGCAAGACGGCTTGCTTCGGGCGAGCGTGCTGCGCATACTGCGCGGCAATTGTGAATAATTTGATACCACATGGATGAAACGGAAAGATGCGTCTTACGATCAACGGTGAAGACCGCACCATCGAAAATGCTGGAAACGTTGCCGAACTTCTTGGCGAGCTTGGAATCGCCCAGACCAAGGTCGCGGTCGAACGCAATCTGGAAATCGTTCCCAAAACGGCCTATGGCGAAACCCGGCTGGCCGATGGCGACAAGCTTGAAATCGTGCATTTTATCGGCGGTGGGTCACATGAAGCAGGCCTGGCCGCAGCAGACGATGACGGTTTCGTTGTTGCGGGCAAGAAATTCTCGTCACGCTTGCTGGTAGGGACTGGCAAGTACAAGGATTTTGAAGAAACCAAAATCGCGATTGAGGCATCCGGTGCCGAAATCGTCACAGTTGCCGTGCGCCGCGTGAACCTGACCGACCCGAACCAGCCGATGCTGGTCGATTATGTCGACCCGAAAAAATACACCTATCTGCCCAATACGGCCGGCTGTTTTACCGCCGATGATGCTGTGCGCACCCTGCGCCTTGCACGCGAAGCAGGCGGCTGGAATTTGGTGAAACTCGAAGTGCTGGGCGATCAGGCCACGCTGTATCCCAACATGCCCGAAACGCTTAAGGCGGCCGAAGCCCTGATCAAGGATGGCTTTGATGTGATGGTTTATTGCAGCGACGATCCCATTCAGGCCAAGATGCTTGAAGATATGGGCTGCTGCGCGATCATGCCGCTGGGCTCGCTGATCGGTTCTGGCATGGGGATTTTGAACCCGGTCAATATTGCGCTGATCAAGGAGAACGCCAATGTGCCGGTTCTGGTTGATGCAGGCGTTGGCAGTGCATCCGATGCCGCCGTTGCCATGGAACTGGGCTGCGACGGTGTCTTGATGAATACCGCAATCGCCGGGGCAAAGGACCCGATCCGTATGGCGCGCGCAATGAAACATGCCATCATTGCCGGGCGTGAGTCTTTCCTGGCGGGGCGCATGCCCAAAAAGAAATATGCCGATCCATCCTCGCCACTGGCCGGAATTATCTAGGCGTTATACTTGCGACAAGCTGTAATGCAAAAGGCCGTTTCAGTATTGAAACGGCCTTTTATTTTTCATTGAGACGGCGAAACAACAAATCTGCACATGTTGGCGTTTTGTGTTTGGTCAGGTGGTCTTGATCAGGACGCGTCTTTCAGTCCGGCATCGACCAGCGCATTTACACGCTCCATGTCTGCGCCCGAAACCAGCGTGCCATTGATCAGGAAGGCCGGGGTGCCGGAAATGCCGATGGCGCGCGCCATGCTTGAATACTGTGCCAGCATGCCGGTGATTTCAGGCGCCTTCATGTCTTCAAGCATCTGTTCGACGTCGATGCCAACACCAGTGGCCAGTTCATTGATACGTTCCTGATCAAGCAGGCCGCGGTTGGTCATGAAGGCTTCGTGGGCTTCCATGTATTTGTCCTGCTTGTCGGCGGCGAGCGCAGCACGGGCGGCAAGGGTGCTTTCCTCGCTCAGGATCGGGAATTCGACAAAGATCGTGCGAACCTTGCCATCACTGTTTTCGGCAATTTCCTTCACGCCATCAAAGGCGCGCTTGCAATAACCGCAGTGGTAATCAAAAAACTCGATCACGGTCACCGGCGCATCAACCGGCCCGACCGAGGGAACGGAACTGTCGGCAACCAGAGCATCCCAGACAGGGGTGATGGCTGCAGCCTGCTGGCGGGACTGCTCTGCGGCCTGCCAGGATTGGACATTCTGGATCGCGCGTAAAAGAACATCCGGGTTATCAAGCAGGTATTGTTCAATAACGCCTTCGATTTCGGTTTTCTGTTTAGCGCTCAGGCTATCCTGCGCGAAGGCAGGCTGCGCGCCAATCAGCATGCCAATACCAAGTGCTGTGCCAGCAAGAAAGCGTTTTGCGATATGGGAGTTCATTGGGCGTCCTTTTGTCTCTGGCCAGTGTGTAATGCTGTGGTCCTGACCCTGATGAAATGTGATGGTTTTTGATACGTGATCTCGTTGCTAACGTGAAAGTAAAATATGCGTTAGATGTATCACACTATTCTGTGCGGCGATGTGATCATCGCCCGAAACAATGCCTATCCATACAAGGCGTACCTCGTCGGCCTGGGCATCGGGCCAATATCGCCGATAAAGTGTCGCCAGATCGAAATATTCGCGGTGCCATTCACCGTACCGCACTTCATACTGGCCAACGGCGATGCGGACTTCCTGATCCATCGTTGGTTTTCCGGATCCAAGGTCGCTTTCCGTCCAGCTTCCCTGTGCCTGCCGTCGGAAGCCAAGCACCAGTTCAACATCGCCGACTTGGGCCGCGCTGTTGAATTGCCAGTCAAAAGACAAAAATGGTGAGGCCAGCACGATCACATTTGTCCGCCGACCGATTTCAAATACCCCCATTCCAGGGCGCGCGGCAAGGGCAATGCGTCCGTCCTTGTCCTTCCAACCAAGCGGGGCAGGTGATACGTCAGGCTTTTGATTGACCTGCCAATAGCGCGGCGGGTTGGATAATGAAAAAGGCGCATACAGAAGTTTCAGGTCACCACTGACATCCACACCAGCACCGGGCAGGCTGCAACTTGTTATGCTCAGCGATCCCAGCACGACCATTATAGACGCCAAAACCCTTCTGGATGTGAAGGCGCGCGCGGTCCGTGGCTTGGCACGCAGTGCGGGCGAAGACGTCAATTGGCGGCGTCCTTGCCCGGTACACCATCAGGATTGGTCGCCTGGAGAATGTCTTGCGCACGAACCCATGTGGCCGTGCCCTTTTCAAGCTTCCGGTCGGCCTGCACAGCATGATAGCTCGCCGCTTGTCGATCACCGGTCAAAAGGCTGTATTCCGCCTGTGACAGGGATGCTTCGCCTTCATTGCCAAGACGGTTTTCAACAATAGCCCGGAACCGCCATGCCGATGCATTGCCGCGTTCGCGCGACAATACCCCGATCAGGTTTTCCTTGGCGGGGGCCAGATAGGCCTCATCCCCGGTTTCGATCATCGCATGCGCCAGAAGAAGTCGGATAAGTGGCGCACCGTTTGAAAGTTCGGCCGACTTTTGCAGCGGTGGGATTGCATCGCGCGCACGCCCGAATTCCAGAAGAATCTGGCCTTTCAGTTCTTCGAAATAGGGATTGGATGGTTCCTCGGCGATCAGGCCTTCGATTATCTCAAGCGCGGGCTCAAGTTGTGAATCCCGGTAATAGGCAATCGAGCGGGCATAACGTGCGGCAATGCTCGTATCGCTTTCGGGATAGGTGCGCATGGTATTTTGAATATGGTTGGTAAAGGCAAACAGTTTGGCGCGCATGCGGGCATGGCGCTCATACAGATCCGGGCTGACCTTTGCATCTTTGAGCGACGAGTTGGATACATAATTTTCAAGGAAATCGACACGCTCGACGGTCAACGGGTGGCTGCGCAGATACGGGTCCTGGCTTGCGGTACTCAGCAATTCCTGACCTTCAAGGGTCTGCATAAATTCCAGCATCCCACGCGACGAAATGCCAGCCTCTGTTAAATACTTCACACCGGCCTGGTCAGCACTGCTTTCCTGGGTCCGCGAATAGGCAAGGAAGTTACGGGTGGCCACGTTCTGACCGCCCAGAATGGCGGCAGTACCGACATCAGATCGCCCCGCCGCAACACCGGCAGCAACACCGGCAATTGTGGAAAGAATCGAGATTGCAGACGCATTGCGCAACTGGTCATGAACACGTGAAAGGTGGCCGCCCGATATGTGGCCGGTCTCGTGGGCAACAACGCCGATAACCTGTTCGGGAGTCTCTGCTTTTAACAACAGCCCAGTATTGATAAAAAGCTTTTGGCCCCCGGCAACAAATGCGTTCAAGCTGTTGTCGGAAACGATATAAATGGACACGCCATTCGGATCGAGGCCCGCTGCCCTGAAAATGGGCGTGGCATACATCCGAAGGGTTTCCTCGATCTCTGTATCGCGGATAAAAGAACGACCCTGCGCGAAAACCGTGCTAGGCAGGGCAACAAGGAAAATGGCAGTGAGAGTAATAATGCGTCTGAGCAAAATGTGCGTTCCATATTTTCGTTCGACTGATGTCGGTTCCGTGCCGACGCGCAAGCCATCATGGCGGATCGCGGTCGCAATCGCAATGACTGCCGGTCTTGCCGCATGTAGTGCTAATGAAACAGAAAATCTTGGTCAAATAGGGGCAGTGTCCGGTTATTTCGGTGGTGTGGTCGCTGATGAGCCACGTGCCGTCCGGAATGCACGGGATGTTTTGTCTGCCGGTGGTACGGCTGCGGACGCTGCTGTGGCGCTTTACGCCACCATGACCGTGACCAAGCCATCTGTTGCCGGAATTGGCGGTGGCGGGGTTTGTGTTGTCCATGATCGCGCGACGAAAAAGGTCGAAGTCCTTGATTTCTGGCCACGTCCGGGCACACGCACCGGTTCCGATCAGACGCCAACCACCATCCCGACCGTTCCGCGCGGCCTTTATGCGCTGAGCGCACGTTATGGCCGTTTGCAGTGGGGCTCGCTGATCAGTGCGGCTGAACAATATGCCCGCCTTGGTGTGCCGGTATCGCGGTCGCTGGTTAAGGATATCGAGGCAAACCGTGCCCGGATTGAAGCCAGTCCGGCATTGCGCGCCACCTTCATCCCAGATGGCAAGATGCTTGAAGTCGGTGACCGTATCCGTGCGGTTAATCTGGCAGCCCTTCTGACGTCACTGCGCGTCAAGGGACCGGGCGAGTTTTACAGCGGTGCACTTGGTGCGGACATCGCCAATGCCGTGACTGCGGCGGGCGGTACACTTACCGCTGATGACATGCGCAACTATCGCCCGCAGTGGAAAACTGCGACCGAGGTCAAGGTTGGCAATGAAACGCTTTATCTGGCCTATCCGCCGCGCTCCAATTCTGGCGCTTCGGTCATCACCGAGGGCGGTGAACTTGCCGATATCCTGAACCGTTATCTGGCAGATATCGCATCGGGTTCTGAAGCCGCACAGGCCGGTGCTGGCCGAAGCGGCTTTGTCGTTGTCGACCGCGCAGCCAATGCGGTTGCCTGTGTCACCACCATGAACAAGCCGTTTGGTGCTGGGCTTGGTGCAGATGCGTTTGGCCTTAATCTGGCTGCGGGGGATGCGAATA is a genomic window of Thalassospira sp. ER-Se-21-Dark containing:
- the serA gene encoding phosphoglycerate dehydrogenase; translation: MNSKLSLEKDKIKVVLLEGIHENAVKMFKEAGYSNVDHYPAALDADELKSVVSEAHFLGIRSRTKLTEDVIEAASKLTSIGCFCIGTNQVDLQAAAMRGIPVFNAPYSNTRSVAELVLGQIIMLLRGIPKRNAAAHEGDWLKNAHGSYEARGKTLGIIGYGHIGSQLSVLAESLGMNVIYFDVINKLAMGNANSCSSMDELLARSDVVSLHVPANEQTKNMITATELAKMKKGAHLINAARGNVIVIEDLAAALESGHLAGAAIDVFPVEPAGKDEQFESPLRGMSNVILTPHIGGSTQEAQENIGIEVADKLITYSDNGSTLGAVNFPEVSLPVKDRTHTRFMHIHRNVPGVLLKINDVFARRGINISGQYLRSEGGVGYVVVEVDEEIKPGEGVRKELSAIEGTLRVRFLF
- a CDS encoding N-acetyltransferase produces the protein MQIRPATEQDVPAILDIVAPILRAGDTYAIDCNMSDDDVIAYWMGKDKVTLVAEEDGKIVGTYYIRQNQGGGGSHVCNCGYMTPPAASGRGIARRMCEDSLIRAKELGYRAMQFNFVIASNAAAVHLWPTLGFEIVGRLPGAFMHPTLGETDALVMYRKL
- the aat gene encoding leucyl/phenylalanyl-tRNA--protein transferase; translated protein: MSNQLTPDLLIRAYSVGLFPMAESHDDPTLYWIDPEWRGVLPLDGFHVPRSLRKAVRKGTYKIHVDRAFPDVIRACAEPTDTRDDTWINSNILDAYCALHKMGCAHSIEAWKDGELVGGLYGVSLGKAFFGESMFSRATNASKVALVHLVALMRQGGYSLLDTQFVNDHLKQFGVEEIPRERYRNELAKALTGRANLPFEVDPEILEETLTGGDSKPHSPS
- the accC gene encoding acetyl-CoA carboxylase biotin carboxylase subunit — encoded protein: MFDKILIANRGEIALRIQRACREMGIKTVAVHSTADADAMHVRLADESVCIGPAASKDSYLNIPAILSAAEITGAEAIHPGYGFLSENADFASMVEEHGFAFIGPTPEHIRMMGDKITAKQTAEKLGIPCVPGSDGEITSVDEARKCAKEIGFPVLIKASGGGGGRGMKVVEREEDLAEAFSMTRKEALQNFGNAAVYMEKYLGKPRHIELQVIGDTHGNAVHLFERDCSLQRRHQKVLEEAPSPTLTPEERERIGSTVANAMIGMGYRNAGTIEFLYENGEFYFIEMNTRLQVEHPVTEMISGVDLVREQIRVAAGLELSFKQEDLEIHGHAIECRINAEDPQTFVPSPGKIKEYHAPGGLGVRVDSGIYTGYSIPPYYDSMIAKLIVHGRDREECMMRLRRALAEYAIGGIKTTIPLHQTLLANPDIQKGDYDIHWLEKFMGMNKTL
- a CDS encoding acetyl-CoA carboxylase biotin carboxyl carrier protein subunit is translated as MSKFNIDNDAIRQLAELLDDTNLTEIEVAAGDNRIRVARQGTMVAAAPAVAPAAPAASAPAVAAPSDAASHPGAVKSPMVGVVYFAPEPGAAPFISVGASIAEGQTLMLIEAMKTFNPIRAPKSGKITQIIATDGHPVEYDEPLVIIE
- a CDS encoding type II 3-dehydroquinate dehydratase yields the protein MEVNELTGFRQNRQEDSGILGNAKAYTHTSVAILEAFAALFLAKFGIHLSNIQKRNAFRHDLNVSKAANGMIYGFGSRSTKNALDAMRGLIHTPS
- the thiS gene encoding sulfur carrier protein ThiS: MRLTINGEDRTIENAGNVAELLGELGIAQTKVAVERNLEIVPKTAYGETRLADGDKLEIVHFIGGGSHEAGLAAADDDGFVVAGKKFSSRLLVGTGKYKDFEETKIAIEASGAEIVTVAVRRVNLTDPNQPMLVDYVDPKKYTYLPNTAGCFTADDAVRTLRLAREAGGWNLVKLEVLGDQATLYPNMPETLKAAEALIKDGFDVMVYCSDDPIQAKMLEDMGCCAIMPLGSLIGSGMGILNPVNIALIKENANVPVLVDAGVGSASDAAVAMELGCDGVLMNTAIAGAKDPIRMARAMKHAIIAGRESFLAGRMPKKKYADPSSPLAGII
- a CDS encoding DsbA family protein: MNSHIAKRFLAGTALGIGMLIGAQPAFAQDSLSAKQKTEIEGVIEQYLLDNPDVLLRAIQNVQSWQAAEQSRQQAAAITPVWDALVADSSVPSVGPVDAPVTVIEFFDYHCGYCKRAFDGVKEIAENSDGKVRTIFVEFPILSEESTLAARAALAADKQDKYMEAHEAFMTNRGLLDQERINELATGVGIDVEQMLEDMKAPEITGMLAQYSSMARAIGISGTPAFLINGTLVSGADMERVNALVDAGLKDAS
- a CDS encoding M48 family metalloprotease, which produces MRVGTEPTSVERKYGTHILLRRIITLTAIFLVALPSTVFAQGRSFIRDTEIEETLRMYATPIFRAAGLDPNGVSIYIVSDNSLNAFVAGGQKLFINTGLLLKAETPEQVIGVVAHETGHISGGHLSRVHDQLRNASAISILSTIAGVAAGVAAGRSDVGTAAILGGQNVATRNFLAYSRTQESSADQAGVKYLTEAGISSRGMLEFMQTLEGQELLSTASQDPYLRSHPLTVERVDFLENYVSNSSLKDAKVSPDLYERHARMRAKLFAFTNHIQNTMRTYPESDTSIAARYARSIAYYRDSQLEPALEIIEGLIAEEPSNPYFEELKGQILLEFGRARDAIPPLQKSAELSNGAPLIRLLLAHAMIETGDEAYLAPAKENLIGVLSRERGNASAWRFRAIVENRLGNEGEASLSQAEYSLLTGDRQAASYHAVQADRKLEKGTATWVRAQDILQATNPDGVPGKDAAN
- a CDS encoding gamma-glutamyltransferase codes for the protein MRLSKMCVPYFRSTDVGSVPTRKPSWRIAVAIAMTAGLAACSANETENLGQIGAVSGYFGGVVADEPRAVRNARDVLSAGGTAADAAVALYATMTVTKPSVAGIGGGGVCVVHDRATKKVEVLDFWPRPGTRTGSDQTPTTIPTVPRGLYALSARYGRLQWGSLISAAEQYARLGVPVSRSLVKDIEANRARIEASPALRATFIPDGKMLEVGDRIRAVNLAALLTSLRVKGPGEFYSGALGADIANAVTAAGGTLTADDMRNYRPQWKTATEVKVGNETLYLAYPPRSNSGASVITEGGELADILNRYLADIASGSEAAQAGAGRSGFVVVDRAANAVACVTTMNKPFGAGLGADAFGLNLAAGDANMISTPLMGPALMVNPFVWEYYYGIAGTGTPAGATKQIATMAEDLIGTGAASGISMNSDGASSVNVIKCLEGTPPHPESCQFLADPAGGGMAGTR